One Mycobacteroides abscessus ATCC 19977 genomic window carries:
- a CDS encoding iron-siderophore ABC transporter substrate-binding protein, translating into MFEGSPGKFDRVQTARLWGAAAISAALVTATVSGCTEKPTNETPSTLATSTTKIASAGVLGNARKPDESCAKDAAAVDPSAPREVRHAQGETEVPEDAKRIVVLDAGAIDTLCALGLQDRIVGVALADQAAAPPSYLGTTVHNLPSIGPMASPDLAKIGAAKPDLILSSAGEQNSYLDLSAIAPTVIVSGHDLAEHVRLVGKATRRTADTDKLWTGFVDAAKKVGRENDAAHFQASIVQFTDQTVRVYGANNFPASVLATVGLDRPATQRFTDTPFIEIGTEDFSAAEGDIIYVSFTSSSAKDRAARIFGSKPWMALGATRDNRVFAVNNEVWQTGDGIVAGRGILDDLQWVNAPIN; encoded by the coding sequence GTGTTCGAGGGCTCGCCCGGTAAGTTCGACCGCGTGCAGACGGCGAGGTTGTGGGGCGCTGCCGCGATATCGGCGGCACTGGTGACGGCGACGGTGTCGGGCTGTACCGAGAAACCCACCAATGAGACCCCGAGCACTCTGGCGACCAGCACAACGAAGATCGCCAGTGCCGGCGTGTTGGGCAACGCACGCAAGCCCGACGAGTCCTGTGCGAAGGATGCCGCGGCCGTCGATCCGTCCGCGCCCCGCGAGGTACGACATGCCCAAGGCGAGACCGAAGTGCCCGAAGACGCCAAACGCATCGTGGTTCTCGATGCCGGCGCGATCGACACGCTCTGCGCACTGGGACTGCAGGACCGGATCGTTGGAGTGGCGCTGGCGGACCAAGCGGCCGCTCCCCCGTCGTACCTGGGCACCACGGTCCACAACCTGCCGTCGATCGGACCGATGGCGTCGCCGGATCTGGCCAAGATCGGTGCCGCCAAGCCCGATTTGATTCTGAGTTCGGCCGGTGAGCAGAACTCCTACCTCGACCTGAGCGCCATCGCACCCACCGTGATCGTCTCCGGGCACGATCTGGCCGAGCACGTTCGCTTGGTGGGCAAGGCCACCAGGCGAACGGCCGACACCGACAAGTTGTGGACCGGGTTCGTCGACGCGGCCAAAAAGGTAGGCCGCGAGAACGACGCCGCGCACTTCCAGGCCTCCATCGTGCAGTTCACCGACCAGACCGTGCGGGTATACGGCGCGAACAACTTCCCGGCCTCGGTGCTCGCCACCGTGGGGCTAGATCGCCCTGCCACGCAACGATTTACCGATACACCGTTCATCGAGATCGGCACGGAGGACTTCTCGGCGGCAGAAGGCGACATCATCTACGTCTCGTTCACCAGTTCATCGGCCAAGGATCGCGCGGCCCGGATTTTTGGCAGCAAGCCCTGGATGGCGCTGGGCGCCACGCGCGATAACCGGGTGTTCGCGGTCAACAACGAGGTCTGGCAGACCGGGGATGGAATCGTCGCGGGCCGCGGAATTCTCGACGACTTGCAGTGGGTCAACGCGCCGATCAACTAG
- a CDS encoding YciI family protein, producing the protein MYHVLQLTYTQPIDVVDGVRPAHLEWLDAEIAAGNILISGRNEAGTGGVLITGDISAENAQALIAADPYTAAGVAEYTRTGFNAGRKADIIP; encoded by the coding sequence ATGTACCACGTACTGCAGCTGACCTATACCCAACCGATCGACGTGGTGGACGGTGTCCGCCCCGCACATCTGGAGTGGCTCGATGCCGAGATCGCGGCAGGCAACATACTGATCAGCGGCCGCAACGAGGCGGGTACCGGCGGCGTGTTGATCACCGGCGATATTAGCGCCGAGAATGCGCAGGCCCTGATCGCCGCCGATCCCTACACCGCGGCCGGAGTGGCCGAATACACCCGGACCGGTTTCAACGCGGGTCGCAAAGCAGACATAATCCCGTGA
- a CDS encoding nitroreductase/quinone reductase family protein yields MSDNRFPENRWGNPDSTLSRLAAKFAATKPGSWVIRKLTPLDRAVMQRTGSRYTVLGPLGLSTLLLTTTGRKSGRPRVSPLLYLHDGDRIALVGSNFGQEKHPAWTANLLADPRAKVTLAGQTIEVLATPLEGPERDDYYRRFESMLEVYSAYKGRTGREIRVFTLERIN; encoded by the coding sequence GTGAGCGACAACCGATTTCCTGAGAATAGGTGGGGCAACCCCGACAGCACGCTATCCCGGCTCGCGGCCAAGTTCGCCGCCACCAAGCCGGGTTCGTGGGTCATCCGGAAGCTGACACCACTGGACCGAGCCGTCATGCAGCGCACCGGAAGTCGCTATACCGTGCTGGGCCCGCTGGGATTGTCGACCTTGTTGCTCACCACCACCGGCCGCAAGTCCGGGCGGCCCAGGGTATCACCGCTGCTGTACTTGCACGACGGTGACCGAATTGCATTGGTGGGCAGCAACTTCGGCCAGGAGAAGCACCCGGCGTGGACCGCCAATCTGCTGGCGGACCCCCGCGCCAAGGTGACGCTGGCCGGCCAAACCATCGAGGTGCTGGCAACTCCCCTCGAGGGCCCCGAACGCGACGACTACTACCGCCGCTTCGAGTCGATGCTGGAGGTCTACTCGGCCTATAAGGGTCGCACCGGACGGGAAATCAGGGTCTTCACCCTCGAACGCATTAACTAA
- a CDS encoding SRPBCC family protein has protein sequence MIQERIDIAVAARPETVLEVLKDVESVDRWLRPHLPAWPPVTSNMTVVESFEDGSPRLVRTVSSTLGISDDSLTEYQWYPDGCQLTLLESKTLRHNVSRFTVIPDEPESRLTAEIALDLKIRLPGLLERQLKKTQVGFVKSFQRALAAESARRECRS, from the coding sequence GTGATCCAGGAACGCATCGACATCGCTGTCGCCGCTCGGCCGGAGACGGTCCTCGAAGTACTCAAGGACGTCGAATCCGTCGACCGTTGGCTGCGCCCACATCTACCGGCCTGGCCTCCGGTCACGAGCAATATGACGGTCGTCGAGTCGTTTGAGGACGGCTCGCCGCGGCTGGTGCGAACGGTCAGTTCCACCCTGGGAATCTCGGATGATTCCCTGACCGAGTACCAGTGGTATCCGGACGGTTGCCAACTAACCCTGCTAGAAAGCAAGACGCTGCGCCACAACGTCAGCCGATTCACGGTCATTCCCGACGAGCCCGAATCGCGACTGACCGCCGAGATCGCACTCGATCTCAAGATCAGGCTACCGGGACTGTTGGAGCGCCAGCTCAAGAAAACTCAAGTGGGGTTCGTCAAGAGTTTCCAGCGCGCACTTGCCGCGGAATCAGCTCGGCGCGAATGCCGTTCCTAA
- a CDS encoding TetR family transcriptional regulator: MAPERKHASDAILDAARSLLLDGGPRAATIAAIAGASGAPPGTLNHRFGNRAAIMSATWLRAVERFHEHALRALHSAGDPVETAVALSLSVPAFARAYPEDARLLLSLRSADILGAEANSTLDEMNAPLFTAMRDLTRAIYQRGDARSRDRLLRAVVDLPYAAVRRHMPTLPGWLEEDLAAAVRALLASR; encoded by the coding sequence ATGGCCCCCGAACGCAAACATGCCAGCGATGCCATCCTCGATGCGGCGCGTTCGCTCCTACTCGACGGCGGTCCCCGCGCCGCAACCATCGCCGCCATCGCCGGTGCGTCCGGCGCCCCGCCCGGAACGCTGAATCACCGCTTCGGCAATCGCGCGGCGATCATGTCGGCGACATGGCTGCGCGCGGTCGAACGTTTCCATGAGCACGCGCTGCGCGCACTGCATTCCGCTGGTGACCCCGTGGAAACCGCAGTGGCACTTTCACTCTCGGTGCCTGCCTTCGCACGCGCCTATCCGGAGGACGCCCGGCTGCTGCTTTCCCTGCGCAGCGCCGACATCCTTGGCGCCGAGGCGAACTCCACGCTTGACGAGATGAACGCACCGTTGTTCACCGCCATGCGCGACCTGACCCGGGCCATATACCAGCGCGGTGACGCGCGCTCGCGCGACCGGCTTCTGCGAGCCGTGGTGGACTTGCCGTATGCCGCCGTTCGCCGCCACATGCCCACACTGCCCGGATGGCTCGAAGAAGACCTGGCGGCAGCGGTCCGCGCACTCTTGGCATCGCGATGA
- a CDS encoding EamA family transporter — protein MTDRRRHRLVAPALMLVSGTSMYIGAAAGVSLFRWLDPASVAWLRICGAALVFLAIARPGRAAWQGRAFWWASSFGVITALMNMSFYLAIDRLPLGTAVAIEFLGPIGVAAMGSRSLREGFSVLAALVGVLLIADVQLAAEPAGMAFALLAALFWAGYIVVGKRVALQGKPADSLAIGFTVAMVVTSPVLAYGIAGAHGGIPIPRILALGLLMGVLSNVIPYGLDQVILRRAGQSYFAVLLALLPLSATAIGVLVMHQIPSTPELLGILAIVVAVAARRDAPPGGNLAI, from the coding sequence ATGACTGATCGTCGGCGCCATCGGCTGGTTGCCCCCGCACTCATGCTCGTCAGCGGGACATCGATGTATATCGGCGCGGCAGCCGGCGTCAGCCTATTCCGCTGGCTCGACCCGGCCAGCGTGGCATGGCTACGGATATGCGGTGCGGCACTGGTATTCCTGGCCATCGCCCGGCCAGGCCGCGCGGCCTGGCAAGGTCGGGCATTCTGGTGGGCAAGCAGCTTCGGCGTGATCACCGCGCTCATGAACATGTCGTTCTATCTGGCCATCGATCGCCTCCCGCTGGGTACCGCGGTGGCGATCGAATTCCTTGGGCCGATCGGCGTGGCGGCCATGGGATCGCGTTCCCTGCGTGAAGGGTTCTCCGTGCTGGCAGCACTCGTCGGCGTGCTCCTGATCGCCGACGTTCAGCTCGCCGCCGAACCCGCGGGAATGGCTTTCGCACTACTCGCCGCGCTGTTCTGGGCCGGGTACATCGTCGTCGGAAAACGTGTTGCATTACAAGGAAAACCGGCCGATTCACTCGCGATTGGCTTCACGGTCGCCATGGTGGTGACGTCGCCGGTCCTGGCTTATGGGATCGCGGGCGCCCATGGCGGCATCCCGATTCCCCGCATCCTGGCGCTGGGCCTACTGATGGGTGTGCTCTCCAACGTCATCCCGTACGGACTCGACCAAGTGATCTTGCGGCGCGCCGGTCAAAGCTACTTCGCGGTGCTGCTGGCACTCCTACCGCTCTCGGCGACCGCGATCGGCGTACTCGTCATGCACCAGATTCCTAGCACCCCCGAGCTACTCGGCATCCTCGCGATCGTGGTGGCTGTCGCCGCACGCCGAGACGCCCCACCGGGTGGTAACTTGGCCATATGA
- a CDS encoding TetR/AcrR family transcriptional regulator: MTNLADRPNSARGDRRRTQLVRAGVELLSEGGWPAVTTRAVAARAGTNPGLIHYHFGGLPGLHCAVARETCELVISPLVATFLDAPDTRAALHAMRDALPQAASDDNAMHLAVELIAGATRDADLGAALGTKLKEVRAEIADHVRLRHPDWPRRRAAGMATLIVAFMDGLVLHHTVDPNIETAEAFSLLESLLDEE, encoded by the coding sequence ATGACTAACTTGGCCGATCGGCCAAATTCCGCACGGGGCGATCGTCGGCGCACGCAGCTGGTGCGTGCCGGCGTGGAACTACTGTCCGAGGGAGGCTGGCCCGCGGTGACCACCCGTGCGGTCGCCGCCCGCGCAGGCACCAATCCCGGCCTGATCCACTACCACTTCGGCGGCCTGCCGGGCCTGCACTGCGCGGTCGCCCGCGAAACCTGCGAGTTGGTGATCAGCCCGCTGGTCGCGACGTTTCTCGACGCACCCGATACCCGCGCCGCTCTGCACGCGATGCGGGACGCGCTGCCCCAGGCCGCGAGTGACGACAACGCGATGCACCTGGCCGTCGAGCTCATCGCCGGAGCGACCCGCGATGCCGACTTGGGCGCCGCACTGGGCACCAAACTCAAAGAGGTACGTGCCGAGATCGCCGACCACGTGCGACTGCGCCACCCGGATTGGCCCCGGCGACGAGCGGCCGGGATGGCAACACTGATCGTCGCGTTCATGGACGGCCTGGTGCTACACCACACCGTCGACCCCAATATCGAGACGGCCGAAGCGTTTTCACTGCTGGAAAGTCTGCTGGACGAGGAGTAG
- a CDS encoding nitroreductase family deazaflavin-dependent oxidoreductase has translation MKKIQKPKPPTGFQRLLWRLPITLFRAHLGFLVTKRIMLLTHTGRASGRPRQAALEVVEHGDDGSIVAASGFGRAADWYKNVRKTPEVTIQVGGRAHRARAAELSTDEGGDLMAHYAMRRPRSAKQLSRLMGFEVDGSADDFREVGRAIPFVRFTPMP, from the coding sequence GTGAAAAAGATCCAAAAACCCAAACCCCCAACTGGATTCCAGCGCCTGCTGTGGCGACTGCCTATCACGCTGTTTCGGGCCCATCTCGGCTTTCTGGTGACCAAACGAATCATGCTGCTGACCCATACCGGCCGGGCCTCAGGCCGACCCCGTCAAGCCGCACTCGAGGTCGTCGAACACGGCGACGACGGCAGCATTGTCGCGGCCTCGGGCTTTGGCCGTGCCGCCGACTGGTACAAGAACGTTCGCAAGACGCCCGAGGTCACCATCCAGGTCGGCGGCCGCGCTCATCGCGCGCGGGCCGCAGAGCTGTCCACCGACGAAGGCGGTGACCTCATGGCGCACTACGCGATGAGGCGCCCGCGCTCGGCCAAACAACTGAGTCGTCTGATGGGCTTTGAGGTCGACGGCTCCGCCGACGACTTTCGCGAGGTAGGGCGCGCCATCCCGTTTGTGAGGTTCACCCCCATGCCGTAA
- a CDS encoding ABC transporter ATP-binding protein/permease yields MKTATDWGTELWRSLVWIGWVWPLTAAIFVTIAFLIIQFTQWGRQFWRITGQYFTTRAGRGGLVLLGLVLLSVVVNVRLSVVFTYYYNDMSASIQYIVQALARDGQGMPEAKAFFWLNIRRFCLLAGINIAVVVTDFYLLQAFIIRWRVWLTERITVDWLSKRAFYRSRFIDNTIDNPDQRIQADINNFVAMSSAPEQLQSSSLHLAFGAVNACISLPSFTIILWNLSGPLNIFGYEMPRALVFLTYIYVIVTTLIAFRIGRPLIRRFFLNERLNAMFRYALVRLRDTSESVAFYRGERAESKQLKSRFDAIIANFWQLVYRSMGFTGWNFAVSQTAAVFNSVLQVPRLIAGQITYGDVSQSASAVGQLQTSLSFFRNAYDNFAAYRATVMRLDGLLTADSQSRELPMLEPGDQEDGVTLNNIYVRKPNGDSLIDDLNLDLAAGDALLIKGQSGSGKTTLLRSLAGLWPYTDGDWARPGGDHETMFISQLPYLPLGNLRDALSYPAESGSFSDEELLQTLEKVSLAHLADRLDEEADWIKVLSPGEQQRVAFARILLIKPKAVFMDESTSSLDEGLEFSLYRLLRSELPGCTLVSVGHRSTIDQHHNQKLQLDAEGRWSLSPL; encoded by the coding sequence ATGAAGACAGCGACCGACTGGGGCACCGAGCTATGGAGATCGCTGGTTTGGATCGGTTGGGTCTGGCCGCTCACCGCGGCGATCTTTGTCACCATCGCTTTCTTGATCATCCAGTTCACCCAGTGGGGACGGCAATTCTGGCGTATCACGGGTCAGTACTTCACCACCCGCGCGGGGCGGGGCGGCTTGGTTCTGCTGGGACTGGTGCTGCTCTCCGTCGTGGTGAATGTCCGCCTGTCGGTGGTATTCACCTATTACTACAACGACATGTCCGCGTCGATTCAGTACATCGTCCAGGCACTGGCCCGCGATGGCCAGGGCATGCCAGAGGCCAAGGCATTCTTCTGGCTCAACATCCGGCGGTTCTGCCTATTGGCGGGTATCAACATCGCAGTGGTGGTAACAGACTTCTATCTGTTGCAGGCGTTCATCATTCGATGGCGTGTGTGGCTTACCGAGCGCATCACAGTGGACTGGCTATCGAAGCGGGCGTTCTACCGTTCGCGGTTCATCGACAACACCATTGACAACCCAGACCAGCGAATCCAGGCCGATATCAACAACTTCGTTGCCATGTCGAGCGCACCGGAGCAGCTGCAGAGCTCTTCGCTGCATCTTGCATTCGGTGCCGTCAACGCATGCATCTCGTTGCCGTCCTTCACCATTATTCTGTGGAACCTGTCGGGCCCGCTGAACATCTTTGGCTATGAAATGCCAAGAGCCCTTGTATTTCTCACCTACATCTACGTGATCGTCACCACCTTGATCGCCTTCCGGATCGGGCGCCCACTGATCCGCAGATTCTTCCTGAACGAACGCCTCAACGCCATGTTCCGTTACGCGCTGGTGCGCCTGCGTGACACCTCGGAAAGCGTGGCCTTCTACCGCGGCGAGAGGGCCGAGTCCAAACAACTCAAGAGCCGATTCGACGCGATCATCGCTAACTTCTGGCAGCTGGTCTATCGGAGTATGGGATTCACCGGCTGGAACTTCGCGGTGTCCCAAACCGCCGCGGTCTTCAACTCGGTGCTGCAGGTGCCACGGCTCATCGCCGGGCAGATCACCTATGGCGACGTGAGCCAAAGCGCCAGCGCCGTGGGCCAACTGCAGACTTCGCTGTCATTCTTCCGCAATGCCTACGACAACTTCGCCGCTTACCGCGCGACAGTCATGCGTCTGGACGGCCTGCTCACAGCCGACTCTCAATCGCGCGAACTGCCCATGCTAGAGCCGGGCGATCAGGAAGACGGCGTCACGCTGAACAACATCTACGTACGTAAGCCCAACGGCGACAGCTTGATCGATGACCTGAACCTCGATCTCGCTGCGGGAGATGCGCTGTTGATCAAGGGGCAGTCAGGTAGCGGCAAAACCACTCTGCTGCGCTCCCTCGCCGGGCTGTGGCCGTACACCGATGGCGATTGGGCCCGCCCCGGCGGTGATCACGAGACCATGTTCATCTCACAGCTGCCCTACCTGCCGCTTGGCAACTTGCGCGATGCCCTCTCCTATCCCGCCGAGTCGGGCAGCTTCTCCGACGAGGAGTTACTCCAGACCTTGGAGAAGGTGTCCCTTGCCCACCTCGCCGACCGCCTCGATGAGGAAGCAGACTGGATCAAGGTGCTCTCCCCCGGTGAACAACAACGCGTCGCCTTCGCACGCATCTTGCTCATCAAACCCAAGGCCGTCTTCATGGACGAGTCGACATCCTCACTCGACGAAGGGCTTGAGTTCTCGCTCTACCGTCTACTGCGCAGCGAACTGCCCGGCTGCACGCTTGTCAGCGTCGGCCACCGCAGCACCATCGATCAGCACCACAACCAGAAGCTTCAGCTGGATGCCGAGGGCCGGTGGTCTCTATCACCGCTATGA
- a CDS encoding NAD(P)-dependent alcohol dehydrogenase: protein MVTVSAYAATSGKDPLVPTTIERREVGPHDVFIDIKFAGICHSDIHTVRDEWGRANYPIVPGHEIAGVITEVGSEVTKFKPGDHAGVGCFVNSCRECPSCLAGLEQFCERGMVGTYGAKDRDGTQTQGGYSQAIVVDENYVLRIPDSLPLDAAAPLLCAGITTFSPLRHWNAGPGKRVAVVGLGGLGHMAVKLGKAMGAEVTVLSQSLKKMEDGLRLGASHYYATADPDTFKSLRNSFDLILNTVSSNLDMGKYLGLLGVDGTLVELGLPENPIEVPGFPLLTNRRSISGSLIGGIPETQEMLDFCAKHGIGSEIEVIDASYINEAYERVVASDVRYRFVIDTQTL from the coding sequence ATGGTCACCGTGTCGGCTTATGCCGCGACATCCGGTAAGGACCCCCTGGTTCCCACCACGATCGAGCGTCGTGAGGTCGGTCCCCACGATGTCTTCATCGACATCAAGTTCGCCGGTATCTGTCACTCCGATATCCACACCGTCCGCGACGAGTGGGGACGCGCCAACTACCCCATCGTCCCTGGTCATGAGATCGCCGGTGTCATCACCGAGGTAGGCTCCGAGGTAACCAAATTCAAGCCGGGCGACCACGCCGGCGTCGGCTGCTTCGTCAACTCGTGCCGTGAGTGTCCCAGCTGCCTGGCCGGACTCGAGCAGTTCTGCGAGCGGGGCATGGTGGGCACCTACGGCGCCAAGGATCGTGACGGCACCCAGACCCAGGGCGGGTACAGCCAGGCCATCGTCGTCGACGAGAATTACGTCCTGCGGATCCCCGACAGCCTTCCTCTGGACGCGGCAGCCCCGCTGCTGTGCGCCGGTATCACCACCTTCTCACCCCTGCGGCACTGGAATGCCGGCCCCGGCAAGCGCGTGGCGGTCGTCGGGCTGGGCGGCCTGGGTCACATGGCCGTCAAGCTGGGCAAGGCGATGGGCGCCGAGGTGACGGTGCTGAGCCAGTCACTCAAGAAGATGGAAGACGGCCTGCGACTGGGTGCCAGCCATTACTACGCGACCGCAGACCCCGACACCTTCAAGTCGCTGCGCAACAGCTTCGACCTAATCCTCAACACCGTGTCCTCCAACTTGGATATGGGCAAGTACTTGGGACTGCTGGGCGTTGACGGAACACTGGTGGAGCTCGGCCTGCCTGAGAACCCGATCGAGGTTCCCGGCTTCCCGCTGCTCACCAACCGGCGCAGCATCTCGGGTTCGTTGATCGGCGGAATTCCGGAAACCCAAGAGATGCTTGACTTCTGCGCGAAGCACGGCATTGGTTCGGAGATCGAGGTCATCGATGCCTCGTACATCAACGAGGCCTACGAGCGTGTGGTGGCCAGCGATGTGCGATACCGCTTCGTCATCGATACCCAAACCCTCTGA
- a CDS encoding LLM class flavin-dependent oxidoreductase, giving the protein MTRVIRFNAFDMNCVAHQSPGLWRHPDDQSWRYKDLSYWTNLATLLERGRFDGLFIADVLGTYDIYGASDEAAIRQAAQIPVADPLLLVSAMALVTEHLGFGVTTGTGFEHPYPFARRLSTLDHLTGGRVGWNVVTGYLPAAARNMGQTDQPAHDARYDHADEYLEVLYKLWEGSWEDDAVVRDAARGVFTDPDKVHHIGHEGTHFTVPGVHLVEPSPQRTPVIYQAGSSPRGVRFAAENAEAVFTAAPTKELLRQTVTTIRRELELAGRDPYSAKIFNLTTVVTGENSEAAHAKHAELLGYGSAEGALVFMSGWMGVDLARYGLDEPIGNVDSNAILSAVAAFQAATADGREWKVRDIAEWGEIGGMGPRIVGSGTEVADTLQEWVEETDVDGFNLAYAITPGTFEDFIEYVVPVLTERGAYQSSYTPGTLRHKLLGHGDRLPEEHRGAKYRIGGPLSTIIDRPSTVPSSSGSTAPAPTPGR; this is encoded by the coding sequence ATGACCCGCGTCATCCGTTTCAACGCGTTCGATATGAATTGTGTTGCGCACCAATCCCCCGGCCTATGGCGGCACCCCGACGACCAGTCCTGGCGGTACAAAGACCTGTCCTACTGGACAAACCTTGCCACGCTGTTGGAGCGCGGCCGTTTCGACGGACTGTTCATCGCCGATGTGCTTGGCACCTATGACATCTACGGCGCCAGCGACGAAGCAGCCATCCGCCAGGCAGCGCAGATTCCGGTCGCCGATCCTCTCTTGTTGGTCTCGGCGATGGCGCTGGTCACCGAGCACCTAGGCTTTGGTGTCACCACGGGTACCGGCTTCGAGCATCCATATCCGTTCGCGCGCAGGCTGTCCACCCTCGATCATCTCACCGGTGGACGGGTCGGGTGGAACGTCGTCACCGGATATCTACCGGCCGCCGCTCGCAACATGGGTCAGACCGACCAGCCGGCACACGATGCCAGGTACGACCACGCCGACGAGTATCTCGAGGTGCTCTACAAGTTGTGGGAAGGCTCCTGGGAGGACGACGCCGTCGTCCGCGATGCCGCACGGGGCGTCTTCACCGACCCCGACAAGGTGCATCACATCGGTCACGAGGGCACACACTTCACCGTCCCCGGGGTGCACTTGGTAGAACCGTCACCGCAGCGCACTCCCGTGATCTATCAGGCCGGATCCTCGCCGCGGGGGGTGCGCTTTGCCGCGGAGAACGCCGAGGCGGTATTCACCGCCGCCCCCACCAAAGAACTGCTGCGGCAGACAGTGACCACCATCCGTCGCGAGCTGGAGCTTGCCGGACGGGATCCCTACTCCGCCAAAATTTTCAACCTCACCACGGTGGTCACCGGAGAGAACTCCGAAGCGGCACATGCCAAACACGCCGAGCTGCTTGGCTACGGCAGCGCCGAAGGTGCGCTGGTGTTCATGTCCGGCTGGATGGGTGTGGACCTGGCCCGCTACGGTCTGGATGAACCGATCGGAAATGTGGACTCCAACGCCATCCTGTCGGCGGTGGCGGCATTTCAGGCAGCCACCGCGGACGGCCGTGAGTGGAAAGTGCGCGATATCGCCGAGTGGGGCGAGATCGGCGGGATGGGACCGCGCATCGTCGGCTCCGGCACCGAGGTGGCCGACACCCTGCAGGAGTGGGTGGAGGAAACCGATGTCGACGGCTTCAACCTGGCGTATGCGATCACTCCGGGTACCTTCGAGGATTTCATCGAGTACGTGGTACCGGTGCTGACCGAGCGTGGTGCCTATCAAAGCTCCTACACCCCAGGAACATTGCGTCACAAGCTGCTGGGCCACGGCGACCGGCTACCCGAGGAGCATCGGGGCGCCAAGTATCGGATCGGTGGACCGTTATCGACGATCATCGACCGGCCGTCGACGGTGCCGTCCTCATCGGGTTCCACGGCGCCAGCCCCGACGCCCGGGCGGTAG
- a CDS encoding DUF3349 domain-containing protein — protein sequence MTSTSIIGSILSWLSAGYPEGVPPTDRFPLLALLRRTLTEEQVQEVVAKLTDPESSAQIDGVVSKDEIEKFIADVTKDEPTAQDISRVASRLAAGGWPLAGVDSTALNA from the coding sequence GTGACGAGCACATCGATTATCGGTTCGATCCTGTCCTGGCTGTCGGCCGGATACCCGGAGGGCGTACCTCCCACGGATCGGTTCCCCCTGTTGGCGCTGCTGCGCCGCACCCTGACCGAAGAGCAGGTGCAGGAAGTGGTCGCCAAGCTGACCGATCCCGAGTCATCCGCACAGATCGACGGTGTGGTGAGCAAGGACGAGATCGAGAAGTTCATCGCGGACGTGACGAAGGATGAGCCGACCGCTCAAGACATTTCGCGTGTCGCCTCGCGCCTGGCGGCCGGTGGCTGGCCGCTCGCCGGCGTGGACTCCACCGCGCTCAACGCCTAA